The Verrucomicrobiia bacterium DNA window GCGGCCAAACAGCTGGCCGCCTGAGATTCGCTTTCCGAGCTCCCCCACGAATGAAGATCAGCAAACAATCCCGGCGCGAAGGCAAGTTGTTGTTCAACGCCTGCCGCCTCAATGGCGTCCTTGATGAAGGCAGGGTGCGCCAGGCCTTGGCCGAAGTGGTGGCGCGCAAGCCGCGCGGTTACGTGGCGACGCTGCATCATTTTCACCGGCTGGTGAAACTGGACCTGGCGCGGCGCACGGCCGTCGTGGAGAGCGCCGCTCCCCTGGCGGCGTCCATTCAGGACAGCGTGCGGTCGCACCTGACCAGCCGCCACGGTGCGGGGCTCGATCTTTCGTTCAAGGTGAATCCGGGGGTGATCGGCGGCCTGAAGGTCCGCGTGGGCAGCGATATTTATGATGGCACCGTGGCCGGGCGCCTGGCCGCGTTGGAAGCAAGTTTATAAGCAGCAGGCAGAACAGAATTCAGCAACGATTTTTTCCGATGAGCAACATTCTCCAGGAAATTGAAGCCCAGATCGCCGGCGTAAAAGCGTCGGTCCAGAAACAAAACGTCGGCATCGTCCGCGAAATCTCCGACGGCGTCGCCAAGATCGAAGGTCTCACCGATGCGATGCTCAACGAGATGCTCGATTTCGGCAACGGCGTCATCGGGCTGGCGCTGAACCTCGAAGAAACCGAGGTGGGCGCGATCATTCTCGGCGATTACCTCGGCATCAAGGAAGGCGCCGAGGTCAAGACGACCGGCAAGCTGCTCTCCGTTCCCGTGGGCAAGGGCCTGCTGGGCCGCGTGGTGGACACGCTGGGCCGTCCGGTGGACGGCAAGGGGCCGATCCAGGCCGACAAGTTTTATCCGGTGGAAAAGATTGCGCCCGGCATCGTGAAGCGCAAAT harbors:
- a CDS encoding F0F1 ATP synthase subunit delta, which gives rise to MKISKQSRREGKLLFNACRLNGVLDEGRVRQALAEVVARKPRGYVATLHHFHRLVKLDLARRTAVVESAAPLAASIQDSVRSHLTSRHGAGLDLSFKVNPGVIGGLKVRVGSDIYDGTVAGRLAALEASL
- a CDS encoding F0F1 ATP synthase subunit alpha (produces ATP from ADP in the presence of a proton gradient across the membrane; the alpha chain is a catalytic subunit), with the translated sequence MSNILQEIEAQIAGVKASVQKQNVGIVREISDGVAKIEGLTDAMLNEMLDFGNGVIGLALNLEETEVGAIILGDYLGIKEGAEVKTTGKLLSVPVGKGLLGRVVDTLGRPVDGKGPIQADKFYPVEKIAPGIVKRKSVSQPVQTGIMAIDAMIPIGRGQRELIIGDRSTGKTTIGVDTMINQARINKVGRASGDKDFRPV